A stretch of the Balearica regulorum gibbericeps isolate bBalReg1 chromosome 23, bBalReg1.pri, whole genome shotgun sequence genome encodes the following:
- the USP28 gene encoding ubiquitin carboxyl-terminal hydrolase 28 isoform X6 — protein MLLNQLKEITGIQDSAFLHAALKAANGDLMEAVTFLTEEHAQEPAQDASAAEPSTWEGSAVGKQLPQNVTAALTPNNRDNLRAADAFRPLESPKAQAAERDAAERPQEGHSAENKNRPKRKRCEVWGENPKQNDWRRVGDWPVGMKNIGNTCWFSAVIQSLFQLPEFRRLVLGYSLPQNVLESCRSRTGKRNVAFMQELQCLFALMLGTRRKFVDPSAAVELLRDAFRSAEEQQQDVSEFTHKLLDWLEDAFQLAVNVKSPGDKSENPMVQLFYGTFLTEGVHEGNTFSKIETFGQYPLQVNGYRNLNECLEGAMVEGEMDEATASQSVKYGQERWFTKLPPVLTFELSRFEFNQSLGQPEKIHTKLEFPQTIYMDRYLYCSKELIQMKREEMKRLKEKMGILQQKLESYMKYGSGPARFPLPDMLQYVLEFIATKPAVAVSSAQGSQTTLLQSQAEPHVLDVLSEPTGVLERKDTRTDDAAFFLANPSLQQQSSTPLQPSGSPAEASERPAPRVVSTEELNLVRACLQRWRNEIEQDVQDLKESITRISLSIEQMYCDPLLQQVPYRLHAVLVHEGQANAGHYWAYIYDQPRKSWLKYNDISVTESSWEELERDSFGGLKNASAYCLMYISDKVSRLVADEDDGSEVGQFQKEVEALPPELRHYVQEDNWRLEQEAEEWEEEQSCKIPQMEPSPASESQDLSSESGPDPSLVCEQSVRSLSSEHAMIAKEQTAKAIANTADAYEKNGVEAALCEPKQVESRKAQPGETALTVQAEPPPQDTKETESAAQSSSQVSEVEIPSVGKIPVRSDADGYNEEVMLSPAMQGVILAIAKARQTFDRDGSEAGLVKAFHEEYSRLYLLAKETPTPQNDARLQHVLIYFLQNNAPQQVVERTLLEQFADKNLSYDERSISIMKVARAKLREIGPDDVDMEEYKRWHEDYSLFRKVSVYLLTGLELYQNRKYQESLTYLVYAYQSNTKLLLKGANRGVDESLIALYRRECLLKLNEVAASLFVSRDEARVAEGVSILNELIIPCMHLMNSFEISKEDLDAIEVMRNRWCSYLGREDMDAKLQMKLGELLPRLLDCSTEVIVLKEPPKIRPNSPYDLCSRFAAVMESIHGASTVTVK, from the exons ATGCTTTTAAACCAGCTGAAAGAGATCACAGGAATTCAAGATTCGGCTTTTCTTCACGCGGCTCTAAAG GCTGCTAATGGAGACCTAATGGAAGCGGTCACCTTCCTGACGGAGGAGCATGCTCAGGAGCCGGCTCAGGACGCATCTGCTGCAGAGCCATCCACTTGGGAAGGGAGCGCCGTGGGCAAACAGCTCCCACAAA ACGTTACTGCTGCCCTTACCCCTAACAACAGAGACAACCTCCGCGCAGCCGATGCCTTCAGACCGCTGGAATCGCCAAAAGCTCAGGCTGCAGAAAGAGATGCTGCTGAAAG ACCGCAGGAAGGGcattctgctgaaaacaaaaatcgCCCCAAAAGGAAACGCTGTGAAGTCTGGGGAGAAAACCCCAAGCAGAACGACTGGAGAAGAGTGGGCGACTGGCCCGTCggaatgaaaaatattggaaatacGTGTTGGTTTAGCGCCGTCATCCAG TCTCTGTTCCAGTTGCCAGAATTTCGGAGGCTGGTCCTTGGGTACTCCCTCCCACAAAACGTGCTGGAAAGTTGTCGTAGTCGCACT ggaaaaagaaatgttgcgTTCATGCAAGAACTTCAGTGTCTGTTTGCGTTAATGCTGGGGACGCGTCGTAAGTTTGTAGACCCTTCTGCAGCGGTGGAACTCTTGAGGGATGCGTTTAGATCGGCTGAAGAACAGCAG CAAGACGTGAGTGAATTTACGCACAAACTGCTGGACTGGCTGGAGGATGCGTTCCAGCTTGCTGTGAACGTCAA GAGCCCCGGGGACAAATCCGAAAACCCAATGGTACAGCTTTTCTACGGGACTTTCTTGACCGAGGGTGTCCATGAGG GCAATACTTTTTCCAAGATCGAAACCTTTGGTCAGTATCCCCTTCAGGTAAATGGTTATCGAAACTTGAACGAGTGCTTGGAAGGAGCCATGGTGGAGGGAGAGATGGATGAGGCGACAGCATCTCAGTCAGTGAAGTACGGACAGGAG CGCTGGTTTACAAAACTCCCACCGGTGCTGACCTTTGAACTCTCCCGATTTGAGTTCAATCAGTCACTAGGACAGCCAGAGAAAATTCACACCAAGCTGGAATTTCCCCAGACTATTTATATGGACAG GTACCTCTACTGTAGCAAAGAGCTTATTCAgatgaagagagaagaaatgaagaggctgaaggagaaaatggggattctgcagcagaagctggaaag ctacATGAAATACGGCTCTGGCCCAGCCCGCTTTCCGCTGCCCGACATGCTCCAGTATGTTCTCGAATTCATCGCCACAAAGCCAGCTGTAGCTGTGTCTTCCGCTCAGGGCTCTCAGACGACGCTCCTGCAGTCCCAAGCCGAGCCCCACGTTTTGGACGTGCTTTCAGAGCCGACTGG CGTGCTAGAAAGGAAGGATACCAGGACTGACGATGCGGCTTTCTTCTTGGCAAATCCCTCGCTCCAGCAGCAGTCGAGTACGCCGCTCCAGCCTTCGGGTTCGCCCGCAGAAGCGTCTGAACGTCCAGCTCCTCGTGTGGTTTCCACGGAAGAGCTGAACCTTGTTCGGGCGTGTCTCCAGCGATGGAGGAACGAGATTGAACAAGATGTGCAAG ATCTGAAGGAGTCTATTACCAGAATCAGCCTGTCCATTGAACAAATGTACTGCGACCCTCTCCTCCAACAG GTTCCCTATCGTTTGCATGCAGTCTTGGTACACGAAGGGCAAGCAAATGCTGGTCACTACTGGGCCTACATATACGACCAGCCTCGAAAAAGTTGGCTGAAATACAATGACATCTCAGTGACGGAATCATCGTGGGAGGAGTTGGAGAGAGATTCATTCGGAGGCTTGAAGAATGCCAGTGCCTACTGCCTGATGTACATAAGCGATAAGGTGTCCCGCCTCGTTGCAG ACGAGGATGATGGCTCCGAGGTTGGACAGTTTCAGAAGGAAGTCGAAGCCCTGCCCCCGGAGCTGCGACACTATGTCCAGGAGGACAACTGGCGACTGGAGCAGGAGGCGgaggagtgggaggaggagCAGTCTTGCAAGATTCCTCAGATGGAGCCTTCGCCTGCTTCCGAATCGCAGGACCTCTCTTCCGAGTCAGGACCAG ATCCGTCTTTGGTCTGCGAGCAGAGCGTGCGCTCTCTGTCCTCTGAACATGCCATGATTGCCAAGGAGCAGACTGCCAAGGCCATTGCGAACACCGCCGACGCCTATGAAAAGAACGGCGTTGAGGCGGCTCTCTGCGAG CCCAAGCAGGTAGAATCAAGGAAGGCCCAACCAGGAGAGACAGCCCTTACAGTTCAGGCAGAACCACCACCGCAGGACACTAAGGAAACAGAGTCTGCTGCCCAAAGTAGCTCACAGGTCTCTGAAGTGGAAATCCCCAGTGTGGGGAAGATTCCCGTTAGATCCGATGCAGACGGATATAATGAGGAG GTGATGCTGAGTCCAGCCATGCAAGGTGTCATCCTGGCTATTGCAAAAGCCCGCCAGACCTTTGATCGAGATGGGTCTGAAGCAGGGCTTGTGAAG GCGTTCCACGAGGAGTACTCTAGGCTCTACCTGCTTGCCAAAGAGACCCCGACCCCTCAGAATGACGCCCGGTTGCAACACGTGCTCATTTACTTCCTGCAAAACAACGCTCCCCAGCAGGTGGTGGAACGGACCCTTCTCGAGCAGTTTGCGGACAAAAACCTCAGCTACGATGAAAG GTCGATTAGCATTATGAAGGTAGCACGAGCAAAGCTGAGAGAAATCGGACCCGACGACGTCGATATGGAGGAGTACAAG AGATGGCACGAAGACTACAGCCTTTTTCGCAAGGTGTCGGTTTACCTGCTGACAGGGTTGGAGCTCTACCAGAATAGAAA GTACCAGGAGTCGCTCACCTACCTGGTCTACGCCTACCAAAGCAACaccaagctgctgctgaaaggagcCAACAGAGGAGTGGACGAGTCGCTGATTGCCTTGTACAGAAGGGAGTGTCTCCTG aaGCTGAACGAGGTGGCAGCATCTCTGTTCGTAAGTCGTGACGAAGCTCGCGTGGCAGAGGGCGTGAGCATCCTGAACGAGCTGATCATCCCCTGCATGCACCTCATGAACAGCTTCGAGATCTCCAAAGAGGACCTGGATGCCATCGAGGTGATGAGAAACCGCTGGTGCTCCTATTTGGGACGAGAAGATATGGACG CAAAGCTGCAGATGAAGCTGGGCGAATTGCTGCCCCGGCTCCTCGACTGCTCCACCGAGGTCATCGTTCTGAAAGAGCCCCCGAAGATCCGGCCCAACTCCCCCTACGACCTCTGCAGCCGGTTCGCGGCCGTGATGGAGTCCATTCACGGGGCCTCGACCGTGACCGTGAAATAG
- the USP28 gene encoding ubiquitin carboxyl-terminal hydrolase 28 isoform X11 — protein sequence MVQLFYGTFLTEGVHEGNTFSKIETFGQYPLQVNGYRNLNECLEGAMVEGEMDEATASQSVKYGQERWFTKLPPVLTFELSRFEFNQSLGQPEKIHTKLEFPQTIYMDRYLYCSKELIQMKREEMKRLKEKMGILQQKLESYMKYGSGPARFPLPDMLQYVLEFIATKPAVAVSSAQGSQTTLLQSQAEPHVLDVLSEPTGVLERKDTRTDDAAFFLANPSLQQQSSTPLQPSGSPAEASERPAPRVVSTEELNLVRACLQRWRNEIEQDVQDLKESITRISLSIEQMYCDPLLQQVPYRLHAVLVHEGQANAGHYWAYIYDQPRKSWLKYNDISVTESSWEELERDSFGGLKNASAYCLMYISDKVSRLVADEDDGSEVGQFQKEVEALPPELRHYVQEDNWRLEQEAEEWEEEQSCKIPQMEPSPASESQDLSSESGPDPSLVCEQSVRSLSSEHAMIAKEQTAKAIANTADAYEKNGVEAALCEPKQVESRKAQPGETALTVQAEPPPQDTKETESAAQSSSQVSEVEIPSVGKIPVRSDADGYNEEVMLSPAMQGVILAIAKARQTFDRDGSEAGLVKAFHEEYSRLYLLAKETPTPQNDARLQHVLIYFLQNNAPQQVVERTLLEQFADKNLSYDERSISIMKVARAKLREIGPDDVDMEEYKRWHEDYSLFRKVSVYLLTGLELYQNRKYQESLTYLVYAYQSNTKLLLKGANRGVDESLIALYRRECLLKLNEVAASLFVSRDEARVAEGVSILNELIIPCMHLMNSFEISKEDLDAIEVMRNRWCSYLGREDMDAKLQMKLGELLPRLLDCSTEVIVLKEPPKIRPNSPYDLCSRFAAVMESIHGASTVTVK from the exons ATGGTACAGCTTTTCTACGGGACTTTCTTGACCGAGGGTGTCCATGAGG GCAATACTTTTTCCAAGATCGAAACCTTTGGTCAGTATCCCCTTCAGGTAAATGGTTATCGAAACTTGAACGAGTGCTTGGAAGGAGCCATGGTGGAGGGAGAGATGGATGAGGCGACAGCATCTCAGTCAGTGAAGTACGGACAGGAG CGCTGGTTTACAAAACTCCCACCGGTGCTGACCTTTGAACTCTCCCGATTTGAGTTCAATCAGTCACTAGGACAGCCAGAGAAAATTCACACCAAGCTGGAATTTCCCCAGACTATTTATATGGACAG GTACCTCTACTGTAGCAAAGAGCTTATTCAgatgaagagagaagaaatgaagaggctgaaggagaaaatggggattctgcagcagaagctggaaag ctacATGAAATACGGCTCTGGCCCAGCCCGCTTTCCGCTGCCCGACATGCTCCAGTATGTTCTCGAATTCATCGCCACAAAGCCAGCTGTAGCTGTGTCTTCCGCTCAGGGCTCTCAGACGACGCTCCTGCAGTCCCAAGCCGAGCCCCACGTTTTGGACGTGCTTTCAGAGCCGACTGG CGTGCTAGAAAGGAAGGATACCAGGACTGACGATGCGGCTTTCTTCTTGGCAAATCCCTCGCTCCAGCAGCAGTCGAGTACGCCGCTCCAGCCTTCGGGTTCGCCCGCAGAAGCGTCTGAACGTCCAGCTCCTCGTGTGGTTTCCACGGAAGAGCTGAACCTTGTTCGGGCGTGTCTCCAGCGATGGAGGAACGAGATTGAACAAGATGTGCAAG ATCTGAAGGAGTCTATTACCAGAATCAGCCTGTCCATTGAACAAATGTACTGCGACCCTCTCCTCCAACAG GTTCCCTATCGTTTGCATGCAGTCTTGGTACACGAAGGGCAAGCAAATGCTGGTCACTACTGGGCCTACATATACGACCAGCCTCGAAAAAGTTGGCTGAAATACAATGACATCTCAGTGACGGAATCATCGTGGGAGGAGTTGGAGAGAGATTCATTCGGAGGCTTGAAGAATGCCAGTGCCTACTGCCTGATGTACATAAGCGATAAGGTGTCCCGCCTCGTTGCAG ACGAGGATGATGGCTCCGAGGTTGGACAGTTTCAGAAGGAAGTCGAAGCCCTGCCCCCGGAGCTGCGACACTATGTCCAGGAGGACAACTGGCGACTGGAGCAGGAGGCGgaggagtgggaggaggagCAGTCTTGCAAGATTCCTCAGATGGAGCCTTCGCCTGCTTCCGAATCGCAGGACCTCTCTTCCGAGTCAGGACCAG ATCCGTCTTTGGTCTGCGAGCAGAGCGTGCGCTCTCTGTCCTCTGAACATGCCATGATTGCCAAGGAGCAGACTGCCAAGGCCATTGCGAACACCGCCGACGCCTATGAAAAGAACGGCGTTGAGGCGGCTCTCTGCGAG CCCAAGCAGGTAGAATCAAGGAAGGCCCAACCAGGAGAGACAGCCCTTACAGTTCAGGCAGAACCACCACCGCAGGACACTAAGGAAACAGAGTCTGCTGCCCAAAGTAGCTCACAGGTCTCTGAAGTGGAAATCCCCAGTGTGGGGAAGATTCCCGTTAGATCCGATGCAGACGGATATAATGAGGAG GTGATGCTGAGTCCAGCCATGCAAGGTGTCATCCTGGCTATTGCAAAAGCCCGCCAGACCTTTGATCGAGATGGGTCTGAAGCAGGGCTTGTGAAG GCGTTCCACGAGGAGTACTCTAGGCTCTACCTGCTTGCCAAAGAGACCCCGACCCCTCAGAATGACGCCCGGTTGCAACACGTGCTCATTTACTTCCTGCAAAACAACGCTCCCCAGCAGGTGGTGGAACGGACCCTTCTCGAGCAGTTTGCGGACAAAAACCTCAGCTACGATGAAAG GTCGATTAGCATTATGAAGGTAGCACGAGCAAAGCTGAGAGAAATCGGACCCGACGACGTCGATATGGAGGAGTACAAG AGATGGCACGAAGACTACAGCCTTTTTCGCAAGGTGTCGGTTTACCTGCTGACAGGGTTGGAGCTCTACCAGAATAGAAA GTACCAGGAGTCGCTCACCTACCTGGTCTACGCCTACCAAAGCAACaccaagctgctgctgaaaggagcCAACAGAGGAGTGGACGAGTCGCTGATTGCCTTGTACAGAAGGGAGTGTCTCCTG aaGCTGAACGAGGTGGCAGCATCTCTGTTCGTAAGTCGTGACGAAGCTCGCGTGGCAGAGGGCGTGAGCATCCTGAACGAGCTGATCATCCCCTGCATGCACCTCATGAACAGCTTCGAGATCTCCAAAGAGGACCTGGATGCCATCGAGGTGATGAGAAACCGCTGGTGCTCCTATTTGGGACGAGAAGATATGGACG CAAAGCTGCAGATGAAGCTGGGCGAATTGCTGCCCCGGCTCCTCGACTGCTCCACCGAGGTCATCGTTCTGAAAGAGCCCCCGAAGATCCGGCCCAACTCCCCCTACGACCTCTGCAGCCGGTTCGCGGCCGTGATGGAGTCCATTCACGGGGCCTCGACCGTGACCGTGAAATAG
- the USP28 gene encoding ubiquitin carboxyl-terminal hydrolase 28 isoform X12, with translation MRWFTKLPPVLTFELSRFEFNQSLGQPEKIHTKLEFPQTIYMDRYLYCSKELIQMKREEMKRLKEKMGILQQKLESYMKYGSGPARFPLPDMLQYVLEFIATKPAVAVSSAQGSQTTLLQSQAEPHVLDVLSEPTGVLERKDTRTDDAAFFLANPSLQQQSSTPLQPSGSPAEASERPAPRVVSTEELNLVRACLQRWRNEIEQDVQDLKESITRISLSIEQMYCDPLLQQVPYRLHAVLVHEGQANAGHYWAYIYDQPRKSWLKYNDISVTESSWEELERDSFGGLKNASAYCLMYISDKVSRLVADEDDGSEVGQFQKEVEALPPELRHYVQEDNWRLEQEAEEWEEEQSCKIPQMEPSPASESQDLSSESGPDPSLVCEQSVRSLSSEHAMIAKEQTAKAIANTADAYEKNGVEAALCEPKQVESRKAQPGETALTVQAEPPPQDTKETESAAQSSSQVSEVEIPSVGKIPVRSDADGYNEEVMLSPAMQGVILAIAKARQTFDRDGSEAGLVKAFHEEYSRLYLLAKETPTPQNDARLQHVLIYFLQNNAPQQVVERTLLEQFADKNLSYDERSISIMKVARAKLREIGPDDVDMEEYKRWHEDYSLFRKVSVYLLTGLELYQNRKYQESLTYLVYAYQSNTKLLLKGANRGVDESLIALYRRECLLKLNEVAASLFVSRDEARVAEGVSILNELIIPCMHLMNSFEISKEDLDAIEVMRNRWCSYLGREDMDAKLQMKLGELLPRLLDCSTEVIVLKEPPKIRPNSPYDLCSRFAAVMESIHGASTVTVK, from the exons ATG CGCTGGTTTACAAAACTCCCACCGGTGCTGACCTTTGAACTCTCCCGATTTGAGTTCAATCAGTCACTAGGACAGCCAGAGAAAATTCACACCAAGCTGGAATTTCCCCAGACTATTTATATGGACAG GTACCTCTACTGTAGCAAAGAGCTTATTCAgatgaagagagaagaaatgaagaggctgaaggagaaaatggggattctgcagcagaagctggaaag ctacATGAAATACGGCTCTGGCCCAGCCCGCTTTCCGCTGCCCGACATGCTCCAGTATGTTCTCGAATTCATCGCCACAAAGCCAGCTGTAGCTGTGTCTTCCGCTCAGGGCTCTCAGACGACGCTCCTGCAGTCCCAAGCCGAGCCCCACGTTTTGGACGTGCTTTCAGAGCCGACTGG CGTGCTAGAAAGGAAGGATACCAGGACTGACGATGCGGCTTTCTTCTTGGCAAATCCCTCGCTCCAGCAGCAGTCGAGTACGCCGCTCCAGCCTTCGGGTTCGCCCGCAGAAGCGTCTGAACGTCCAGCTCCTCGTGTGGTTTCCACGGAAGAGCTGAACCTTGTTCGGGCGTGTCTCCAGCGATGGAGGAACGAGATTGAACAAGATGTGCAAG ATCTGAAGGAGTCTATTACCAGAATCAGCCTGTCCATTGAACAAATGTACTGCGACCCTCTCCTCCAACAG GTTCCCTATCGTTTGCATGCAGTCTTGGTACACGAAGGGCAAGCAAATGCTGGTCACTACTGGGCCTACATATACGACCAGCCTCGAAAAAGTTGGCTGAAATACAATGACATCTCAGTGACGGAATCATCGTGGGAGGAGTTGGAGAGAGATTCATTCGGAGGCTTGAAGAATGCCAGTGCCTACTGCCTGATGTACATAAGCGATAAGGTGTCCCGCCTCGTTGCAG ACGAGGATGATGGCTCCGAGGTTGGACAGTTTCAGAAGGAAGTCGAAGCCCTGCCCCCGGAGCTGCGACACTATGTCCAGGAGGACAACTGGCGACTGGAGCAGGAGGCGgaggagtgggaggaggagCAGTCTTGCAAGATTCCTCAGATGGAGCCTTCGCCTGCTTCCGAATCGCAGGACCTCTCTTCCGAGTCAGGACCAG ATCCGTCTTTGGTCTGCGAGCAGAGCGTGCGCTCTCTGTCCTCTGAACATGCCATGATTGCCAAGGAGCAGACTGCCAAGGCCATTGCGAACACCGCCGACGCCTATGAAAAGAACGGCGTTGAGGCGGCTCTCTGCGAG CCCAAGCAGGTAGAATCAAGGAAGGCCCAACCAGGAGAGACAGCCCTTACAGTTCAGGCAGAACCACCACCGCAGGACACTAAGGAAACAGAGTCTGCTGCCCAAAGTAGCTCACAGGTCTCTGAAGTGGAAATCCCCAGTGTGGGGAAGATTCCCGTTAGATCCGATGCAGACGGATATAATGAGGAG GTGATGCTGAGTCCAGCCATGCAAGGTGTCATCCTGGCTATTGCAAAAGCCCGCCAGACCTTTGATCGAGATGGGTCTGAAGCAGGGCTTGTGAAG GCGTTCCACGAGGAGTACTCTAGGCTCTACCTGCTTGCCAAAGAGACCCCGACCCCTCAGAATGACGCCCGGTTGCAACACGTGCTCATTTACTTCCTGCAAAACAACGCTCCCCAGCAGGTGGTGGAACGGACCCTTCTCGAGCAGTTTGCGGACAAAAACCTCAGCTACGATGAAAG GTCGATTAGCATTATGAAGGTAGCACGAGCAAAGCTGAGAGAAATCGGACCCGACGACGTCGATATGGAGGAGTACAAG AGATGGCACGAAGACTACAGCCTTTTTCGCAAGGTGTCGGTTTACCTGCTGACAGGGTTGGAGCTCTACCAGAATAGAAA GTACCAGGAGTCGCTCACCTACCTGGTCTACGCCTACCAAAGCAACaccaagctgctgctgaaaggagcCAACAGAGGAGTGGACGAGTCGCTGATTGCCTTGTACAGAAGGGAGTGTCTCCTG aaGCTGAACGAGGTGGCAGCATCTCTGTTCGTAAGTCGTGACGAAGCTCGCGTGGCAGAGGGCGTGAGCATCCTGAACGAGCTGATCATCCCCTGCATGCACCTCATGAACAGCTTCGAGATCTCCAAAGAGGACCTGGATGCCATCGAGGTGATGAGAAACCGCTGGTGCTCCTATTTGGGACGAGAAGATATGGACG CAAAGCTGCAGATGAAGCTGGGCGAATTGCTGCCCCGGCTCCTCGACTGCTCCACCGAGGTCATCGTTCTGAAAGAGCCCCCGAAGATCCGGCCCAACTCCCCCTACGACCTCTGCAGCCGGTTCGCGGCCGTGATGGAGTCCATTCACGGGGCCTCGACCGTGACCGTGAAATAG